In Daphnia pulex isolate KAP4 chromosome 7, ASM2113471v1, one genomic interval encodes:
- the LOC124196951 gene encoding uncharacterized protein LOC124196951, whose translation MGHTLSGMFLIKGVKTVETVFCDFTLAATDPNFQTWIGYADIKSWPVSYHAQRVGLYDAVNTVVPYNLIRLNIGNALNPSTGVFVAPKAGRYYFAFTGLGWDTYVKVQLQMKVGSADWIKIGEAHGAAWNTMALQSTLQLAKDDQIRLVHLLGVIHDADGNNFSDFVGYLLEEDVFDC comes from the exons ATGGGCCACACTTTGAGTGGAATGTTTCTGATTAAGGGAGTCAAAACCGTCGAAACTGTTTTCTGCGATTTTACTCTCGCCGCAACCGATCCGA ACTTTCAGACGTGGATTGGTTACGCTGATATCAAGTCTTGGCCCGTTTCCTACCACGCGCAGAGAGTTGGACTCTACGACGCAGTCAACACTGTTGTTCCCTACAACCTAATAAGGCTGAATATTGGCAATGCCTTGAACCCATCAACCGGAGTGTTTGTCGCTCCGAAAGCGGGCAGATATTATTTCGCTTTCACGGGTTTGGGTTGGGACACTTACGTCAAAGTTCAGCTGCAGATGAAGGTGGGATCGGCCGATTGGATCAAAATCGGAGAAGCCCACGGCGCAGCTTGGAACACGATGGCACTCCAGTCGACTCTGCAACTCGCCAAAGACGATCAAATTCGTTTGGTACACCTTCTGGGAGTCATTCACGATGCCGACGGCAATAATTTCAGCGACTTTGTTGGCTACCTGCTCGAAGAAGATGTTTTTGATTGTTAA
- the LOC124197709 gene encoding glutamate [NMDA] receptor subunit 1-like, whose product MNTLLSTNNYTGLFRNLRKKIDSFPNSRCATASDCIRPIKPESKIVLLEANVYLKDAIRNDFKKTGKCNLQIAKEEFIAIMSTLVLQKNSPYTQSMQQGYEMVRVTEGKGEPSEKGPGLFNYLWNQKSDFLVHDTIPTFQYNSVVDFTMPWIYDYFSFLIPVPDESANINAVVKPFQWPYLLFDHQVWLGLGISIVCVIAVLNLIQRYLEYRSVIVTPSRSKDNPALTEKVIAKGETGKQYLYVFGNLLSQGGPCRSGKLPYRLVAGVWILAAFIFVQAYTSTLFTYVVTPIEQPLIKSVFDIINNGDINLLVRESGTMYPLIATNNYTGIFGHLRKKIDSYPNSKCPSFRSCAEAVKLKYGNVYLETRNYLKDEIRSDYKTTGKCHLQFAKEEFITFVSSFVLQKNSPYTHSMTLGILNLQEIGLVDFWDSWFRPMPPQCPGRPKKEKKSNKLSPLSLKNLTGAFVVLSVGLSLSLLAFLGEKIVSRREQFRIRKDKKLQQDANKFIEVSSQKTEEPIILE is encoded by the exons ATGAATACTTTACTATcg ACCAACAATTACACGGGCCTGTTCCGgaatttaaggaaaaaaatcgacTCTTTCCCGAACTCTCGATGCGCAACAGCGTCTGACTGCATCCGACCCATCAAACCAGAATCTAAAATCGTACTCCTCGAG GCCAATGTTTACCTCAAAGATGCGATCAggaatgattttaaaaagactgGAAAGTGCAACTTGCAAATagcaaaagaagaattcaTAGCCATCATGTCGACGCTTGTTCTACAGAAAAACAGTCCCTACACGCAAAGCATGCAGCAAGG GTACGAAATGGTTCGAGTGACTGAAGGCAAAGGGGAGCCATCAGAAAAAGGACCAGGACTTTTTAACTATTTGTGGAATCAA AAATCCGATTTCCTGGTTCACGATACGATCCCGACATTTCAGTACAATTCAGTCGTTGATTTTACAATGCCATGGATTTACGACTATTTCTCTTTCCTCATTCCCGTCCCTGATGAATCGGCCAACATCAACGCCGTCGTCAAACCTTTTCAATGGCCG TATCTACTATTTGATCACCAGGTTTGGTTAGGACTGGGGATATCGATCGTTTGCGTCATCGcagttttgaatttaatccaGCGCTACTTGGAATATCGATCGGTAATTGTAACACCTTCACGATCAAAAGACAATCCAGCACTGACTGAAAAAGTTATCGCCAAAGGAGAGACCGGAAAACAATACCTTTACGTCTTCGGCAATTTGCTATCACAAG gtGGACCTTGTAGGTCGGGAAAATTACCCTATCGACTAGTCGCTGGCGTTTGGATCCTGGCCGCTTTCATCTTCGTCCAGGCCTACACGTCCACTCTCTTCACTTACGTCGTGACGCCAATCGAACAACCGCTAATCAAATCTGTCTTCGACATTATCAACAATGGCGATATCAATTTACTGGTCAGGGAATCGGGAACAATGTATCCTTTAATAGCG ACCAACAATTACACGGGCATATTCGGGCATTTGAGGAAAAAAATCGACTCCTACCCGAACTCTAAATGCCCATCTTTTCGAAGCTGCGCTGAAGCtgtcaaattaaaatatggAAACGTCTACCTTGAG ACAAGAAATTACCTAAAAGATGAGATCAGGAGTGATTATAAAACGACTGGAAAATGCCACCTTCAATTTGCAAAAGAAGAATTCATCACCTTTGTTTCATCGTTTGTTCTACAGAAAAACAGTCCCTACACGCACAGCATGACCCTAGG AATATTGAATCTGCAAGAAATTGGCCTAGTCGACTTCTGGGACTCGTGGTTCCGCCCAATGCCTCCTCAATGTCCCGGAagacccaaaaaagaaaaaaaatcaaacaaactttCGCCACTTTCcctgaaaaatttgactgGCGCATTTGTCGTTTTATCGGTTGGATTGAGCCTTtcccttttggcttttctcggcgaaaaaattgtttctagACGTGAGCAGTTTCGCATTCGCAAAGATAAAAAGTTGCAACAAGacgcaaataaatttattgaggTGTCATCCCAAAAGACAGAAGAACCCATCATCCTCGAATAA
- the LOC124196954 gene encoding beta-1,3-galactosyltransferase 5-like has protein sequence MKITVKILAIFLTLLVFANSQLMDKMNRAIVVESSAEKMNRAIEAANEDRKLLYSQMAPDLIDIPYPGVENYTHYAAARLGLLLVNARPLMSELGPVINDVTSFKYPIATKQCGNINSSVRSVFIAVISATGNFEKRSKIRETWKNHIDLVLQKGLLGKIHFGFILGQPENANELQGKSKDIQEKIQDENDNFGDIIQIEMLDFYRNLPLKMAGLLNWVITNCRQVDFVLKIDDDMYLNVHVLAHFVKTYYESGKMTIFGQSDRVDSKSNNWGPQRSASQWKISLDEWPWNTYPNYVNGPVYLMHKTAIVPLLAAIQTTPIMPFENIYLTGICSEKAGVRTQYSSGPNSIVKGSAFSSNCDADKYLTWNSFTGGMPHSDIDSFYRSSFSWYSVYSWWRCTPKESVQFNFRNDMSAI, from the exons ATGAAAATCACTGTAAAGATATTGGCCATATTCCTGACGCTCTTGGTATTCGCAAATTCGCAGCTGATGGATAAAATGAATAGAGCAATTGTTGTAGAATCTAGTGctgaaaaaatgaatagagCAATCGAGGCAGCCAATGAAGATAGAAAACTTTTGTACAGCCAGATGGCTCCCGATTTGATCGACATTCCTTATCCAGGAGTAGAAAACTATACGCACTACGCGGCGGCTCGTTTAGGGCTCTTGCTTGTAAATGCTAGGCCGTTGATGTCTGAACTCGGCCCGGTAATAAACGACGTCACATCTTTCAAATACCCCATCGCCACTAAGCAATGCGGGAACATCAATTCGAGCGTGAGAAGCGTTTTCATTGCTGTGATTTCTGCCACCGGCAATTTCGAAAAACGAAGCAAAATTCGGGAAACTTGGAAAAATCACATCGATTTGGTCCTACAAAAAGGTCTGCTCGGCAAGATTCATTTCGGTTTCATTTTAGGACAGCCAGAAAACGCCAATGAACTCCAAGGAAAATCCAAGGATatccaagaaaaaatacaagatgAAAACGATAATTTTGGAGATATCATTCAGATAGAAATGTTGGATTTTTATCGAAATTTACCGTTGAAGATGGCAGGACTACTCAATTGGGTTATTACCAACTGCCGTCAAGTTGATTTCGTGCTCAAAATCGACGACGACATGTACCTCAACGTACACGTTCTAGCCCATTTCGTCAAAACCTACTACGAGTCGGGGAAAATGACGATTTTCGGCCAGAGTGATCGTGTCGATAGCAAATCCAACAACTGGGGTCCACAGCGAA GTGCCTCGCAATGGAAAATCTCGCTGGACGAGTGGCCCTGGAATACCTATCCCAATTACGTAAACGGCCCCGTCTATTTGATGCACAAAACAGCGATCGTTCCGCTTTTGGCCGCCATTCAAACGACGCCCATTATGCCTTTCGAGAACATCTATCTGACTGGAATCTGTTCAGAGAAAGCCGGAGTCAGAACGCAATATTCCTCTGGACCCAACAG CATTGTGAAAGGATCGGCTTTTTCTAGCAATTGCGACGCGGACAAATATCTGACATGGAACAGCTTCACTGGTGGGATGCCGCACAGCGATATCGACAGCTTTTATCGCAGTAGTTTCAGCTGGTATTCAGTCTATTCATGGTGGCGTTGCACACCGAAAGAATCTGTCCAGTTCAACTTTAGAAACGACATGTCGGCGATTTAG
- the LOC124196955 gene encoding lactosylceramide 1,3-N-acetyl-beta-D-glucosaminyltransferase A-like: MKMKIAGMRLPIFLALLAIAKSQLSQNHFYKKLNVINEERRIISSLVVPSLINTPYPGVANYTLYETARLGLLISNANSIMPEFGPVLNAVTSFNYPITIKRCGDIEQRRQSAFIAVISAADNFEKREKIRQTWKNHIDFVRKFKLFNIQFSFILGQSEDAFTQRKIQEESKTHEDIIQIDRLDTHRNLPLKMAGLFNWVNTNCPKHDFLLKLDDDMYLNVHVLANFVNTYRQLGKMTIFGQSPRTGYPFINNWGPQRSGMHEIALEEWPWNTYPNYVNGPAYLIHQTAILPLLAAIQTTPIMPFEDIYITGICAEKAGVATQYSSGYNSLITGPTPRNECDLDKFLTWKSSTGGLSHNDVDNFYRVTLPCKPRGSQFSFRNDMSVF, translated from the exons atgaaaatgaaaatcgctGGAATGAGATTGCCCATATTCCTGGCGCTATTGGCAATTGCAAAATCACAGCTGTCGCAGAATCACTTTTACAAAAAGTTAAATGTTATCAATGAAGAGAGACGAATTATTTCCAGCCTGGTTGTTCCTTCTCTGATCAACACTCCTTATCCAGGAGTGGCAAATTATACCCTTTACGAAACGGCTCGTTTAGGGCTGTTGATATCCAATGCAAATTCAATTATGCCAGAATTCGGCCCAGTGCTAAACGCTGTCACATCATTCAATTACCCCATCACTATTAAACGGTGCGGGGATATCGAACAGAGAAGGCAAAGTGCTTTCATTGCTGTGATTTCGGCAGCtgacaattttgaaaaacgagagaaaattCGCCAAACTTGGAAAAATCACATCGACTTCGTTCGGAAATTCAAACTGTTCAATATTcaatttagtttcattttggGACAGTCTGAAGACGCGTTCACCCAAAGgaaaattcaagaagaaaGCAAAACCCACGAAGATATCATTCAGATCGATAGGTTGGATACCCACAGAAATTTACCATTGAAGATGGCCGGATTATTCAATTGGGTTAACACTAACTGCCCTAAACATGATTTCCTGCTCAAATTGGATGACGACATGTACCTCAACGTACACGTTCTAGCCAATTTCGTCAATACGTACCGTCAGTTAGgcaaaatgacaatttttggtCAGAGTCCAAGAACAGGGTATCCCTTCATAAACAACTGGGGCCCACAACGAA GCGGGATGCATGAAATCGCTTTGGAAGAATGGCCGTGGAATACCTATCCCAATTACGTGAACGGACCGGCCTACTTGATTCACCAAACTGCGATCCTTCCGCTTTTAGCCGCCATTCAAACGACGCCCATTATGCCTTTTGAAGATATCTACATAACCGGAATCTGTGCGGAAAAAGCTGGAGTCGCGACGCAATATTCCTCTGGATACAATAG CTTGATAACAGGCCCGACCCCACGTAACGAATGTGATTTGGACAAATTTCTAACATGGAAGAGCTCCACTGGTGGGCTGTCGCACAATGATGTTGACAATTTCTATCGCGTTACCCTTCCGTGTAAACCGAGAGGATCCCAATTCAGCTTTAGGAACGACATGTCTGTTTTCTAA